A genome region from Bufo gargarizans isolate SCDJY-AF-19 chromosome 2, ASM1485885v1, whole genome shotgun sequence includes the following:
- the LOC122926598 gene encoding hepatitis A virus cellular receptor 1 homolog isoform X1 codes for MQDSTRTFRYLLILTHLSSVSAGHVTATVGDMVTLPCTYSISYGTTTMCWGRGQCPSSKCNNQIIWTDGKTVTWRKSDKYQLMGDIEKGNVTLTITGVTSEDAGSYCCRVEIPGIFNDQKSEINVKIKEESCSLHLYTSSPVNVSWTTTSEGGYYLVQYTVIALLIVLFLLFGILLYRNQYHEKKVNDSSNTVSAISLGTLEAAQAVENVYVKMQ; via the exons ATGCAAGATTCTACCAGAACCTTCCGCTATCTTCTGATCCTGACAC ATCTCTCATCAGTATCAGCTGGACATGTGACAGCAACAGTTGGGGACATGGTGACACTACCCTGCACATACTCCATTAGTTATGGTACCACCACTATGTGCTGGGGCCGAGGTCAATGTCCTTCTTCCAAGTGTAACAATCAGATCATCTGGACTGATGGCAAGACAGTGACCTGGAGGAAATCTGACAAATACCAGCTAATGGGAGACATAGAAAAGGGGAATGTGACCCTCACCATTACTGGAGTGACGTCTGAGGACGCTGGATCATACTGCTGCCGTGTGGAGATCCCAGGAATCTTCAATGACCAGAAGTCAGAGATCAATGTGAAGATAAAAGAAG AAAGTTGCAGTCTCCACCTATACACTTCATCTCCGGTCAATGTTTCATGGACCACAACT agTGAAGGAGGTTACTATTTAGTGCAGTACACGGTAATCGCCCTCCTCattgtcctcttcctcctctttgggaTCCTGCTGTATAGAA ATCAATATCATGAAAAGAAGGTGAATGATTCGTCCAA CACAGTGTCTGCCATCAGCCTGGGGACCTTGGAGGCTGCACAAGCCGTGGAGAACGTGTATGTGAAGATGCAGTAA
- the LOC122926598 gene encoding hepatitis A virus cellular receptor 1 homolog isoform X2, producing the protein MVTLPCTYSISYGTTTMCWGRGQCPSSKCNNQIIWTDGKTVTWRKSDKYQLMGDIEKGNVTLTITGVTSEDAGSYCCRVEIPGIFNDQKSEINVKIKEESCSLHLYTSSPVNVSWTTTSEGGYYLVQYTVIALLIVLFLLFGILLYRNQYHEKKVNDSSNTVSAISLGTLEAAQAVENVYVKMQ; encoded by the exons ATGGTGACACTACCCTGCACATACTCCATTAGTTATGGTACCACCACTATGTGCTGGGGCCGAGGTCAATGTCCTTCTTCCAAGTGTAACAATCAGATCATCTGGACTGATGGCAAGACAGTGACCTGGAGGAAATCTGACAAATACCAGCTAATGGGAGACATAGAAAAGGGGAATGTGACCCTCACCATTACTGGAGTGACGTCTGAGGACGCTGGATCATACTGCTGCCGTGTGGAGATCCCAGGAATCTTCAATGACCAGAAGTCAGAGATCAATGTGAAGATAAAAGAAG AAAGTTGCAGTCTCCACCTATACACTTCATCTCCGGTCAATGTTTCATGGACCACAACT agTGAAGGAGGTTACTATTTAGTGCAGTACACGGTAATCGCCCTCCTCattgtcctcttcctcctctttgggaTCCTGCTGTATAGAA ATCAATATCATGAAAAGAAGGTGAATGATTCGTCCAA CACAGTGTCTGCCATCAGCCTGGGGACCTTGGAGGCTGCACAAGCCGTGGAGAACGTGTATGTGAAGATGCAGTAA